A window from Brachionichthys hirsutus isolate HB-005 chromosome 4, CSIRO-AGI_Bhir_v1, whole genome shotgun sequence encodes these proteins:
- the kank1a gene encoding KN motif and ankyrin repeat domain-containing protein 1a isoform X2, whose translation METRLRLEQERLLMLPHGEPGMPRRRLASFGGMGSSSSSSYSGSMAPSQISPSTHQPLLINGHLPNGEYNHYYPPSMGSSIRHSPMSSGMATPVTNVSPLHLHQIREQMVVALKRLKELEEQVKSIPILQVKIAVLQEEKRQLAAQSKNQGAFGFRKRSYSVGSADQMENPGPIQKVTELHIMEPEAPEQSAQRLEEFRHLAAEVQALETTTQENSPTKIQPQKHMGNQAHHKSIGVVTDENMNNLPVIPKWKNEHRFHDVGVSTEGQDMCSTAVGVTEAMLGMTSDAEKEIELQHQTIEALKEKIYRLEVQLKETTYEMEMGKLKLELQVAGGSNKKKADKGFMARPEMYSVSVEAKVQMHSQGVGNHLEVSHTNMVKTPQSHTIGVSCQPSVHSVSLGPEIPMEQWVVRERVEVNDKCVGRSVETCHQKVGMELNVCEVGVNTEESVDTLALCKPMTELSKESRSIGCGDCSVDVIVSSIKTLVSQGTDTDVFFKVDSGVMAVSESTTQQTNTDVEAVSRSTNTKTTVLTDSSTDMGLVTSDKHTNTSVTEMRTVAAGEGLVKDVLSTGKMRSIAVGTTTDGESFLGESGFTKTKECGLGPINIHENFLVGLKTRNIACGPSQQPEVSISSGKEPIQAVPLQAQAQSGVGLDHYIERVQKLLQEQQMLLAENYSELADAFGQPQSQFGCLNNQLVSTLSSINTAMKCGSAEDILKLQSDSVNLNKEGHQPLCSHPLSVWTERPPTDKTSGRPADQPASSPAQQQQQLSAAEQKSRMDLQMSTALHGTQSTLKSIMKKKDGRPDSNGAKKNLQFVGVNGGYETTSSDDSSSEESSSSGSEEEDEENEYGEEGSKEVERLSTSEEFQQEGAEDVDKKDGEESSEEMRERHELSEKMLAACNVLRTHLADPKAVGSKEVRACLNTVQHEWFRVSSQKTALAAMVDDYMEAFRAVSTAVLRHVVNMADGNGNTALHYSVSHSNFQVVKTLLDADVCNVNQQNKAGYTPIMLAALAAVETPRDMHIVEELFSKGDVNARASQAGQTGLMLAVSHGRMDMVQALLGNRADVNVQDDEGSTALMCASEHGHVEIVKLLLAQPGCDATLSDSDESNALSISLEAGHKDIAVLLYAHVNFSKTQSPGTPRLGRKTSPSLARKGMFD comes from the exons ATGGAAACGCGCCTTCGCCTTGAACAGGAGCGTCTGCTCATGCTGCCGCACGGTGAGCCCGGGATGCCCCGCCGCCGTCTTGCCAGCTTTGGCGGCATGGGCTCAAGTAGCTCGTCATCTTACTCGGGCTCCATGGCCCCAAGCCAGATCTCTCCCAGCACGCATCAGCCTTTGCTAATCAATGGTCACCTCCCCAATGGAGAGTATAACCATTATTACCCACCATCAATGGGTAGTTCCATCCGCCACAGCCCCATGAGCTCTGGCATGGCTACGCCTGTGACAAACGTCAGTCCCTTACATCTTCATCAAATTCGGGAGCAGATGGTTGTTGCCCTGAAGCGACTaaaagagctggaggagcaggtgaaATCTATTCCCATCTTACAGGTTAAGATTGCTGTTCTtcaggaagaaaaaagacaattagCTGCTCAGTCCAAGAATCAAGGTGCTTTTGGCTTCCGTAAGCGCTCCTATAGCGTAGGCAGTGCTGACCAAATGGAGAACCCGGGCCCCATTCAAAAGGTCACAGAGCTGCATATCATGGAGCCCGAAGCCCCGGAACAGAGTGCTCAACGCCTGGAGGAGTTCAGACATCTGGCTGCAGAAGTTCAAGCTCTGGAGACAACGACCCAGGAAAATAGTCCAACTAAAATTCAACCTCAGAAGCACATGGGCAATCAGGCCCACCATAAGTCCATTGGTGTGGTCACTGATGAAAACATGAACAACCTTCCTGTCATTCCCAAGTGGAAAAATGAACACCGTTTCCACGATGTGGGGGTATCAACAGAAGGGCAGGACATGTGCAGCACTGCAGTTGGTGTGACTGAAGCCATGCTTGGCATGACCAGTGACGCTGAGAAAGAGATTGAGCTCCAGCACCAGACCATCGAAGCGCTGAAGGAGAAGATCTACCGCTTAGAGGTTCAACTGAAAGAAACGACTTATGAAATGGAAATGGGCAAGCTAAAACTGGAGCTCCAAGTGGCCGGTGGGTCAAATAAGAAAAAAGCAGACAAAGGTTTTATGGCCAGGCCTGAAATGTACAGTGTCTCTGTGGAGGCCAAAGTCCAGATGCACAGCCAAGGAGTAGGCAATCATTTGGAAGTCAGCCACACAAACATGGTTAAAACGCCTCAAAGCCACACCATTGGAGTGTCCTGTCAACCCAGTGTGCACAGCGTTTCCCTAGGCCCAGAGATCCCAATGGAACAATGGGTTGTACGTGAGCGTGTAGAAGTAAATGACAAGTGTGTCGGTAGATCGGTGGAAACATGCCACCAGAAGGTGGGCATGGAACTGAATGTTTGCGAGGTTGGTGTTAACACTGAGGAATCGGTAGACACTCTGGCGCTCTGCAAGCCCATGACCGAGTTGAGCAAAGAGTCGAGATCGATTGGCTGCGGAGATTGTTCAGTGGATGTGATTGTCAGTTCTATCAAGACGCTGGTGTCACAGGGAACTGACACGGATGTTTTCTTCAAAGTGGACTCTGGTGTCATGGCCGTTTCTGAGTCCACGACTCAGCAGACCAACACTGACGTAGAAGCCGTCAGCAGATCCACCAACACTAAAACGACTGTCCTAACTGACTCTTCCACTGATATGGGATTGGTCACTAGTGACAAGCACACCAACACGTCCGTGACTGAAATGAGGACGGTTGCTGCTGGGGAAGGACTCGTCAAAGATGTTCTCTCAACAGGAAAGATGCGTTCAATTGCTGTTGGAACCACCACAGATGGGGAGTCATTCCTTGGCGAATCAGGCTTTACTAAAACCAAAGAATGTGGGCTGGGACCAATTAACATCCATGAGAACTTCCTGGTTGGATTAAAAACTAGGAACATAGCTTGCGGCCCCTCCCAGCAACCTGAAGTGTCTATAAGCAGTGGAAAAGAGCCTATTCAGGCAGTGCCACTGCAAGCTCAGGCCCAAAGTGGTGTCGGACTGGACCATTATATTGAGCGGGTGCAAAAactgctgcaggagcagcaaATGCTGCTGGCGGAAAACTACAGCGAGCTTGCAGATGCTTTCGGTCAGCCCCAGTCTCAATTTGGATGCCTCAACAATCAGCTGGTCAGCACGCTCTCGTCCATCAACACGGCCATGAAGTGCGGAAGTGCCGAGGACATCCTCAAGCTGCAGTCAGACTCGGTGAACTTAAACAAAG AGGGCCATCAGCCGCTGTGCAGCCATCCACTGTCTGTTTGGACAGAGCGGCCCCCGACGGACAAGACTTCAGGCCGACCTGCAGACCAGCCTGCCAGCTCGcctgcacagcagcagcagcagctcagtgcGGCTGAGCAGAAGAGCCGTATGGACCTGCAGATGTCTACAGCACTGCATGGTAC CCAGAGTACCCTGAAATCCATCATGAAGAAGAAAGATGGCCGACCTGACTCGAACGGCGCGAAGAAGAACCTTCAGTTTGTCGGCGTGAACGGAGG GTATGAGACGACGTCAAGCGACGACTCCAGTTCAGAGGAGAGCAGCTCCTCTGGGtcggaggaagaggatgaggagaatgaATATGGAGAGGAGGGAAGTAAAGAAGTGGAGAGATTGAGCACCAGCGAGGAGTTCCAGCAGGAGGGAGCTGAGGATGTGGATAagaaggatggagaggaaagttcagaggagatgagagagag ACATGAGCTGAGTGAGAAGATGTTGGCCGCGTGCAACGTTCTCAGAACTCACCTCGCTGACCCGAAGGCTGTTGGCAGTAAAGAAGTG AGAGCCTGTCTGAACACGGTGCAGCACGAGTGGTTTCGGGTCTCCAGCCAGAAGACGGCGCTGGCGGCCATGGTGGACGACTACATGGAGGCATTTAGAGCCGTCTCAACGGCCGTCCTGCGCCACGTTGTCAACATGGCCGACGGCAACGGCAACACGGCGTTGCACTACAGCGTATCGCACTCCAACTTTCAGGTGGTGAAAACGTTGCTGGATGCAG atgtGTGTAATGTGAACCAGCAGAATAAGGCAGGATACACACCCATAATGCTGGCAGCACTGGCGGCAGTAGAGACGCCCAGGGACATGCATATTGTGGAGGAGCTGTTCAGCAAGGGCGACGTCAACGCCCGAGCCAGCCAG GCTGGCCAGACGGGGCTGATGCTGGCGGTCAGTCACGGCAGGATGGACATGGTTCAGGCTCTGCTGGGAAACAGAGCCGACGTCAACGTCCAGGATGACGAGGGCTCCACGGCGCTGATGTGCGCCAGTGAACACGGACACGTCGAGATCGTCAAACTGCTGCTGGCCCAACCCGGCTGCGACGCCACTCTGAGTGACAGC GATGAGAGTAATGCCTTGTCCATCTCTCTGGAAGCAGGACACAAGGACATCGCAGTGTTGCTTTATGCACACGTCAACTTCTCCAAAACGCAGTCACCA GGGACTCCTCGACTCGGCAGAAAGACCTCTCCAAGCCTCGCTCGGAAGGGCATGTTTGATTAG
- the kank1a gene encoding KN motif and ankyrin repeat domain-containing protein 1a isoform X1, with product METRLRLEQERLLMLPHGEPGMPRRRLASFGGMGSSSSSSYSGSMAPSQISPSTHQPLLINGHLPNGEYNHYYPPSMGSSIRHSPMSSGMATPVTNVSPLHLHQIREQMVVALKRLKELEEQVKSIPILQVKIAVLQEEKRQLAAQSKNQGAFGFRKRSYSVGSADQMENPGPIQKVTELHIMEPEAPEQSAQRLEEFRHLAAEVQALETTTQENSPTKIQPQKHMGNQAHHKSIGVVTDENMNNLPVIPKWKNEHRFHDVGVSTEGQDMCSTAVGVTEAMLGMTSDAEKEIELQHQTIEALKEKIYRLEVQLKETTYEMEMGKLKLELQVAGGSNKKKADKGFMARPEMYSVSVEAKVQMHSQGVGNHLEVSHTNMVKTPQSHTIGVSCQPSVHSVSLGPEIPMEQWVVRERVEVNDKCVGRSVETCHQKVGMELNVCEVGVNTEESVDTLALCKPMTELSKESRSIGCGDCSVDVIVSSIKTLVSQGTDTDVFFKVDSGVMAVSESTTQQTNTDVEAVSRSTNTKTTVLTDSSTDMGLVTSDKHTNTSVTEMRTVAAGEGLVKDVLSTGKMRSIAVGTTTDGESFLGESGFTKTKECGLGPINIHENFLVGLKTRNIACGPSQQPEVSISSGKEPIQAVPLQAQAQSGVGLDHYIERVQKLLQEQQMLLAENYSELADAFGQPQSQFGCLNNQLVSTLSSINTAMKCGSAEDILKLQSDSVNLNKEGHQPLCSHPLSVWTERPPTDKTSGRPADQPASSPAQQQQQLSAAEQKSRMDLQMSTALHGQPCSQSTLKSIMKKKDGRPDSNGAKKNLQFVGVNGGYETTSSDDSSSEESSSSGSEEEDEENEYGEEGSKEVERLSTSEEFQQEGAEDVDKKDGEESSEEMRERHELSEKMLAACNVLRTHLADPKAVGSKEVRACLNTVQHEWFRVSSQKTALAAMVDDYMEAFRAVSTAVLRHVVNMADGNGNTALHYSVSHSNFQVVKTLLDAAFVLAPSELLGPLLPSVAVQPPSYPPRPHPHSEVWPPFKAVRAEKAAQNVKDGTFKVQAMNCGPGSFVKEQK from the exons ATGGAAACGCGCCTTCGCCTTGAACAGGAGCGTCTGCTCATGCTGCCGCACGGTGAGCCCGGGATGCCCCGCCGCCGTCTTGCCAGCTTTGGCGGCATGGGCTCAAGTAGCTCGTCATCTTACTCGGGCTCCATGGCCCCAAGCCAGATCTCTCCCAGCACGCATCAGCCTTTGCTAATCAATGGTCACCTCCCCAATGGAGAGTATAACCATTATTACCCACCATCAATGGGTAGTTCCATCCGCCACAGCCCCATGAGCTCTGGCATGGCTACGCCTGTGACAAACGTCAGTCCCTTACATCTTCATCAAATTCGGGAGCAGATGGTTGTTGCCCTGAAGCGACTaaaagagctggaggagcaggtgaaATCTATTCCCATCTTACAGGTTAAGATTGCTGTTCTtcaggaagaaaaaagacaattagCTGCTCAGTCCAAGAATCAAGGTGCTTTTGGCTTCCGTAAGCGCTCCTATAGCGTAGGCAGTGCTGACCAAATGGAGAACCCGGGCCCCATTCAAAAGGTCACAGAGCTGCATATCATGGAGCCCGAAGCCCCGGAACAGAGTGCTCAACGCCTGGAGGAGTTCAGACATCTGGCTGCAGAAGTTCAAGCTCTGGAGACAACGACCCAGGAAAATAGTCCAACTAAAATTCAACCTCAGAAGCACATGGGCAATCAGGCCCACCATAAGTCCATTGGTGTGGTCACTGATGAAAACATGAACAACCTTCCTGTCATTCCCAAGTGGAAAAATGAACACCGTTTCCACGATGTGGGGGTATCAACAGAAGGGCAGGACATGTGCAGCACTGCAGTTGGTGTGACTGAAGCCATGCTTGGCATGACCAGTGACGCTGAGAAAGAGATTGAGCTCCAGCACCAGACCATCGAAGCGCTGAAGGAGAAGATCTACCGCTTAGAGGTTCAACTGAAAGAAACGACTTATGAAATGGAAATGGGCAAGCTAAAACTGGAGCTCCAAGTGGCCGGTGGGTCAAATAAGAAAAAAGCAGACAAAGGTTTTATGGCCAGGCCTGAAATGTACAGTGTCTCTGTGGAGGCCAAAGTCCAGATGCACAGCCAAGGAGTAGGCAATCATTTGGAAGTCAGCCACACAAACATGGTTAAAACGCCTCAAAGCCACACCATTGGAGTGTCCTGTCAACCCAGTGTGCACAGCGTTTCCCTAGGCCCAGAGATCCCAATGGAACAATGGGTTGTACGTGAGCGTGTAGAAGTAAATGACAAGTGTGTCGGTAGATCGGTGGAAACATGCCACCAGAAGGTGGGCATGGAACTGAATGTTTGCGAGGTTGGTGTTAACACTGAGGAATCGGTAGACACTCTGGCGCTCTGCAAGCCCATGACCGAGTTGAGCAAAGAGTCGAGATCGATTGGCTGCGGAGATTGTTCAGTGGATGTGATTGTCAGTTCTATCAAGACGCTGGTGTCACAGGGAACTGACACGGATGTTTTCTTCAAAGTGGACTCTGGTGTCATGGCCGTTTCTGAGTCCACGACTCAGCAGACCAACACTGACGTAGAAGCCGTCAGCAGATCCACCAACACTAAAACGACTGTCCTAACTGACTCTTCCACTGATATGGGATTGGTCACTAGTGACAAGCACACCAACACGTCCGTGACTGAAATGAGGACGGTTGCTGCTGGGGAAGGACTCGTCAAAGATGTTCTCTCAACAGGAAAGATGCGTTCAATTGCTGTTGGAACCACCACAGATGGGGAGTCATTCCTTGGCGAATCAGGCTTTACTAAAACCAAAGAATGTGGGCTGGGACCAATTAACATCCATGAGAACTTCCTGGTTGGATTAAAAACTAGGAACATAGCTTGCGGCCCCTCCCAGCAACCTGAAGTGTCTATAAGCAGTGGAAAAGAGCCTATTCAGGCAGTGCCACTGCAAGCTCAGGCCCAAAGTGGTGTCGGACTGGACCATTATATTGAGCGGGTGCAAAAactgctgcaggagcagcaaATGCTGCTGGCGGAAAACTACAGCGAGCTTGCAGATGCTTTCGGTCAGCCCCAGTCTCAATTTGGATGCCTCAACAATCAGCTGGTCAGCACGCTCTCGTCCATCAACACGGCCATGAAGTGCGGAAGTGCCGAGGACATCCTCAAGCTGCAGTCAGACTCGGTGAACTTAAACAAAG AGGGCCATCAGCCGCTGTGCAGCCATCCACTGTCTGTTTGGACAGAGCGGCCCCCGACGGACAAGACTTCAGGCCGACCTGCAGACCAGCCTGCCAGCTCGcctgcacagcagcagcagcagctcagtgcGGCTGAGCAGAAGAGCCGTATGGACCTGCAGATGTCTACAGCACTGCATG gGCAGCCGTGCAGCCAGAGTACCCTGAAATCCATCATGAAGAAGAAAGATGGCCGACCTGACTCGAACGGCGCGAAGAAGAACCTTCAGTTTGTCGGCGTGAACGGAGG GTATGAGACGACGTCAAGCGACGACTCCAGTTCAGAGGAGAGCAGCTCCTCTGGGtcggaggaagaggatgaggagaatgaATATGGAGAGGAGGGAAGTAAAGAAGTGGAGAGATTGAGCACCAGCGAGGAGTTCCAGCAGGAGGGAGCTGAGGATGTGGATAagaaggatggagaggaaagttcagaggagatgagagagag ACATGAGCTGAGTGAGAAGATGTTGGCCGCGTGCAACGTTCTCAGAACTCACCTCGCTGACCCGAAGGCTGTTGGCAGTAAAGAAGTG AGAGCCTGTCTGAACACGGTGCAGCACGAGTGGTTTCGGGTCTCCAGCCAGAAGACGGCGCTGGCGGCCATGGTGGACGACTACATGGAGGCATTTAGAGCCGTCTCAACGGCCGTCCTGCGCCACGTTGTCAACATGGCCGACGGCAACGGCAACACGGCGTTGCACTACAGCGTATCGCACTCCAACTTTCAGGTGGTGAAAACGTTGCTGGATGCAG CCTTTGTCCTCGCACCGTCCGAGCTCCTTGGACCTCTCCTCCCCTCGGTGGCGGTGCAGCCACCCTCGTACCCGCCTCGGCCCCACCCTCACTCTGAAGTCTGGCCTCCTTTCAAAGCTGTCAGGGCTGAAAAGGCTGCACAAAATGTAAAGGATGGGACCTTTAAGGTTCAAGCTATGAATTGTGGTCCCGGCTCTTTTGTCAAGGAACAGAAGTGA
- the LOC137917953 gene encoding fructose-1,6-bisphosphatase 1-like → MTERGAFDTDVVTMTRFVMEEGRKAKGTGELTTLLNSLCTAVKAISCAVRKAGIANLYGIAGSTNVTGDQVKKLDILSNDLVINMLKSSFTSCVLVSEENEKAIIIEPERRGKYIVCFDPLDGSSNIDCLVSIGTIFAIYRKATDDEPCEEDALQPGRNLVAAGYALYGSATMMVICTGQGVNCFMLDPSIGEFILVHRNVSIKKRGKIYSLNEGYARYFEPAVTEYLQKKKFPQDGTEPYAARYIGSMVADVHRTLMYGGIFLYPGNMKSPSGKLRLLYECNPMAYIMEHAGGMASTGLQDILDIQPRSIHDRAPVAMGSTEDVLEYVAICEKHRKK, encoded by the exons ATGACGGAACGAGGAGCCTTCGACACCGACGTGGTCACCATGACCCGCTTCGTCATGGAGGAGGGCAGGAAGGCGAAAGGCACCGGAGAGCTGACCACGCTGCTCAACTCGctctgcacggcggtgaaggcGATCTCCTGCGCTGTGCGTAAAGCTGGCATCGCAAATCT TTACGGCATCGCCGGCAGCACCAATGTGACCGGTGACCAGGTGAAGAAGCTGGACATTCTCTCCAATGATCTGGTCATCAACATGCTCAAGTCGTCGTTCACCTCCTGTGTGCTGGTGTCTGAAGAGAATGAAAAGGCCATCATTATAGAGCCAGAGAGGAGA GGCAAATACATTGTGTGTTTTGACCCTTTGGATGGCTCCTCCAACATCGACTGCCTCGTCTCCATTGGAACCATCTTCGCCATTTACAGAAAG GCCACAGATGACGAACCCTGCGAGGAGGACGCCCTGCAGCCTGGCAGGAACCTCGTGGCGGCGGGCTACGCCCTCTACGGCAGCGCCACCATGATGGTGATTTGCACCGGCCAGGGAGTCAACTGCTTCATGCTCGACCCA TCAATCGGTGAATTCATCCTGGTTCATCGGAATGTGAGCATCAAGAAGCGAGGCAAGATTTACAGCTTGAACGAGGGTTACGCCCGGTACTTTGAGCCTGCGGTCACAGAGTACCTGCAAAAGAAGAAGTTCCCTCAG GACGGCACTGAGCCCTACGCAGCCCGATACATTGGCTCCATGGTGGCAGACGTCCATCGAACGCTGATGTATGGAGGCATCTTTTTATACCCAGGAAATATGAAGAGCCCCAGCGGAAag CTGCGACTGCTGTACGAATGCAACCCTATGGCCTACATCATGGAGCACGCTGGCGGCATGGCCTCCACTGGCCTGCAGGACATCCTGGACATCCAGCCTCGTAGCATACATGACCGTGCGCCCGTGGCTATGGGCTCCACTGAAGATGTGCTGGAGTATGTAGCCATCTGCGAAAAACACCGCAAGAAGTGA